Proteins from a genomic interval of Crassostrea angulata isolate pt1a10 chromosome 7, ASM2561291v2, whole genome shotgun sequence:
- the LOC128157536 gene encoding myomegalin-like isoform X10: protein MDLTAGPYLEYPDGTVPMVTKMNTGRMSPVRSRTMKEYDSQITDLKKENFNLKLRIYFMEERMQQRLGDGDDVFKINIELKVEVETLKKELKEKQELLKKASEAIEALAAKREEDLQEIREELEQEMSSTRARLEEEVECKKKEVEASQKSLQEATHQLTDLENRNEQLVMEIRHLEQSKEIQLQSLKEDLDAQKRELTAQIAENQQNLGEMDHLLKMKEDLEERVESLEKELSRKDRDMEHLSYIVKDTTQVESQSFLAPRHLQDEVDDQKSELSTLKSKVEDLKEDANKKNEMIGKLEDLLKANEEEKKDALKKLKESENKLQKQNDLQPLWDSTVKGLHQDLKKRNKESFIFELTYLEIQVDDLKDKLERKEEELRQCQDDLHSMSVKKQKEVDKQHEDIVFLEDSLSSMKVQLKERELQVENLLKNLGKKEGELEGFKELLNKAETALRQSEDAVQDLQCQLKKEKEIASEDYKSQHLQFKVDDFEAQLQTKDKIIQQLTEGLKDKERQMQQCMEIFRPTPQEDGSVKDKWIRELQSRLQEKENAVEESLNEKMKLADEKDAEIRQLKREIRDKEHEMDRANQMLLTAEQTIECLEKEGDEKDKTLKQLTNALKAAQQSLEDAVAEHKQEMQKKKDEIERLKKEITVPDVESKGSENADTMNSLLRKLRDKDEDLLKQAEKHDNEINKLDKEIHNLKAELAKVQRELQAVENRCGWSEKRNQDTLDDLRETIKEKDKMIQALVASGQDKERLIGDLQGVNTPVDVVSLQNQLEKLKNELQDKNDLLDSWRFSENDQVTSEQMDNLKSELEAAKDDLRKAFRREEIIQQELYDHRQKFPTQGGERHKVEIEVRNVCEHHSEGSPGQTGQGQTEDEGQKLKSALEKQLSELEKLSEAIKRERQIIQDLNEIEPKINGAFDNDLETELKKVQDLRKELETVLDKNNKMTTNLQQQYIMYKRKFSDDYTTGMVSELTSDLDGLKRELEQKKHENNTLLAQLYDIQYNHRDHDMLHEGVQTSPRSENRWSMSSSTSSSSSPEFDVPLNRQTLSDMSAPMLRRYIRQIQKQLDISSHEKEELQERLNLSQRVNAREIPGKNEDDFNSVPHLRMEVQSLQSKLSAVESDLKVLRKKFGLEENSPCKYSELPNVFDLQRENVKLKNDYQNAMEKVSCLQEQINNSLRMQRGKFDKHSQTVAWSGLIPALGPKSLDLKCQNKKNSSQIPRPHKPGHPMNGDQLHLKKPEILREMLSESKNRISDLEAKLEATEGTVRIQTQKMKHYKAILQEHGLVAKSPCVSRSHSETNLAAAMATASKIPVRKRAMSIEHLHSIDINQPNGQSRHGSDSSEGSQEETLLPSQTLVNLQERISVLQQDLQETKDNNSKLQQKISAQQNSEQVIAELKTQLGQSREAIDSLEKQLKSYQGSSMQEVLELQRDEIAGLRRRLCDSQNSCVQLNQWLGDLSGVLEGLRDGEGQYASIKQKVQQTRKVAKSLSHILDSDSDDSGNEGCPPQSNHSPVKSPKKEAKRLAEELESKEAEIKSLKEELEEKKSFIGRLNTNLLVAQRQLLIWQDCGKGSSTSGTSAADGNVFESGRQGPREGFLRDSLSPSSQTSNRLAGEQDTSIEKVRHGSGMTQSSRRSSEDIEVQDTTVTSTHTQGSVHSRRDRIRDMDKVDSGRKDNVPYGMFGFCSDERLYGNARFADRDMFEQSLSMNGHGEMSFLENKDFYEDVSKFSELDDTRVTQRSSFMNRSAAVQTEEVHQLKSRLNVMEDLNKTLKDELEAYENLCSSVGIKSSPRKSPRKSTDDSDLLREHLSEIRALRIKLEKSLKDSEKLSQKLQQDMEESHTSNNTTNVYMYTQHQAHINELQRAIDKLKAQLREKENCITEKITIIREKERIIHDSKTVITGKDEKINEILKEKEELKLSNQQTLVVQQRRIEKQDETMRQLRDKLELQVESLHQQESKLKEQYEVIQKQELQLTQVQDKLSVKESTLEKQYELLHQQDLQIDKQRELINQKDQTYRSLEEELESTTAKLQQLQRVATTTTDEESAEQWRKEAQGLREQMERLEKTVSSQNKKMRQQEQWLTEKDKTNYKLQQIRDRLDDNLKKSAKEIKRLKEEMRTLRDQVQENKDLNKTLKLELSVYEKLENTENQGWSNGDGKSGGFDMREFLTEIRHLRSQLERCIDTNNELRKKLEEHLVAKNQRQRVSMTNVYYAKDPSPVTSQGTDAPDGLPSTEQMSGGFKVRHESVEIMRGTADHDSMNSVSQDSCISDCASGTSSNFGKPGFGISTWPLTADNPLQAMKSKSSPGGTLDRVDLSVMSTKLHHSDGNLSYHVDDPPCLVAEMTSHRVDSDLRTLFAIGKLDDYEKLKKECGETSVVLKGMEARIQERLKIFRNMSPRENMEYSTLKELSLSVENLRICLNEEKSLLSCFWTSSLPKEGVESKLLFENESLKNELLAIKSKYSFLSQFVQSAEERLHATNQQKQNMEDFIYRQLKKTTKVMVHARGNFEKNLLQYGMTEKQEDSRRKRGYSGDPPVCKDK from the exons ATGGATCTGACCGCTGGACCATACCTAGAGTACCCTGATGGGACTGTGCCAA TGGTGACGAAAATGAACACTGGTCGGATGTCGCCTGTTCGGTCTCGCACCATGAAAGAATACGACTCG CAAATTACAGACTTGAAGAAAGAGAACTTTAATTTAAAGTTAcggatttatttcatggaagagAGAATGCAGCAGAGATTAGGGGATGGAGATGATGTGTTTAAAATT aatatTGAACTAAAAGTGGAAGTAGAGACCttgaaaaaagaattgaaagaaaaacaagagtTACTGAAAAAGGCATC GGAAGCGATAGAAGCCCTGGCCGCCAAGCGAGAGGAAGACCTGCAAGAAATCCGAGAGGAGCTAGAGCAGGAAATGTCGAGCACCAGGGCCAGACTGGAGGAGGAGGTGGAGTGTAAAAAGAAG GAGGTAGAAGCTTCCCAGAAGTCTCTACAAGAGGCCACTCACCAGCTGACCGATCTGGAGAACAGGAATGAACAGCTGGTGATGGAAATCCGGCATCTGGAGCAATCCAAGGAAATCCAGCTTCAG TCACTGAAAGAGGATTTGGATGCTCAAAAAAG GGAACTAACAGCTCAGATAGCAGAGAATCAGCAAAACCTGGGAGAGATGGACCATCTCCTGAAGATGAAGGAAGACCTAGAGGAGAGGGTGGAATCCCTGGAAAAGGAACTCTCCCGGAAAGACCGCGATATGGAG CATTTGTCATATATTGTCAAAGACACCACACAGGTAGAGAGTCAGTCCTTCCTGGCCCCCCGCCACCTACAG GATGAGGTGGATGATCAGAAATCTGAATTGTCTACCTTGAAATCCAAAGTGGAAGATCTCAAGGAAGATGCTAacaagaaaaatgaaatgatcgGA AAACTGGAAGATCTGCTGAAAGCCAATGAGGAAGAAAAGAAA gaTGCACTTAAAAAACTTAAAGAGTCAGAAAACAAATTGCAAAAGCAGAACGACTTACAGCCACTATGGGACTCGACGGTTAAAGGGCTGCATCAGGacttgaaaaaaagaaacaaggaG AGTTTTATTTTTGAGTTAACATATTTGGAAATTCAG GTTGATGACCTGAAAGACAAACTGGAGAGGAAGGAGGAGGAGCTACGACAGTGCCAGGATGACCTGCACTCCATGTCAGTCAAGAAGCAGAAG GAAGTAGACAAACAGCATGAAGACATTGTGTTTTTAGAAGACAGTTTGTCCAGCATGAAAGTTCAACTGAAGGAAAGAGAACTGCAAGTGGAG AACTTGCTGAAAAACCTGGGTAAGAAGGAGGGCGAGCTGGAGGGGTTCAAGGAGCTGCTAAACAAGGCGGAGACAGCTCTACGGCAGAGTGAGGATGCTGTACAG GATCTTCAGTGCCAGcttaagaaagaaaaagagattGCTTCAGAGGACTACAAATCTCAACACCTACAG TTTAAGGTGGATGATTTTGAGGCTCAGCTACAGACCAAGGACAAGATCATCCAGCAGCTGACAGAGGGACTGAAGGACAAGGAGCGGCAGATGCAGCAGTGTATGGAGATCTTCAGACCCACCCCACAG GAGGACGGCTCTGTGAAAGACAAATGGATCCGAGAGTTGCAGAGTAGGCTCCAGGAGAAGGAGAATGCTGTAGAG GAATCGCTGAATGAGAAAATGAAGTTAGCTGATGAGAAGGATGCAGAAATTCGGCAGTTGAAGCGTGAAATTCGTGACAAAGAGCATGAGATGGATCGAGCCAATCAGATGTTGCTGACAGCAGAACAGACCATCGAG tGTCTAGAGAAGGAGGGAGATGAAAAAGACAAGACACTGAAACAGCTGACAAATGCACTGAAGGCGGCTCAGCAGTCTCTAGAG GATGCAGTGGCAGAACACAAGCAGGAGATGCAGAAGAAAAAAGATGAGATAGAAAGATTGAAGAAAGAAATAACAGTACCAGATGTGGAATCAAAG ggATCAGAGAATGCAGATACAATGAATAGCTTGCTGAGGAAATTACGCGACAAAGACGAAGACTTGCTGAAACAGGCAGAAAAACACgacaatgaaataaacaagCTGGACAAGGAAATTCACAACCTTAAAGCAGAGCTTGCCAAGGTTCAGAGAGAACTCCAG gcTGTGGAAAACCGGTGTGGGTGgtctgaaaaaagaaatcaagatACCCTGGATGATTTAAGAGAGACGATAAAAGAAAAGGATAAAATGATACAG GCATTAGTTGCTAGTGGACAAGATAAAGAGAGACTAATTGGTGATCTTCAAGGTGTAAACACACCAGTAGATGTTGTCAGCCTCCAGAATCAGCTAGAAAAACTCAAAAATGAACTGCAGGACAAAAATG ATTTGCTTGATTCCTGGCGATTCAGTGAAAATGATCAAGTTACCAGTGAGCAAATGGACAATCTGAAATCGGAACTGGAGGCAGCTAAAGACGATCTAAGGAAGGCCTTTAGGAGGGAGGAAATCATTCAACAAGAACTG TATGACCATAGACAGAAATTTCCCACGCAGGGAGGAGAGAGGCACAAGGTGGAGATAGAGGTGCGGAATGTGTGTGAGCATCACTCCGAGGGCAGCCCTGGACAGACGGGTCAAGGTCAAACGGAGGATGAAGGTCAAAAG TTAAAGAGTGCACTTGAAAAACAACTGTCAGAGCTAGAGAAGTTAAGTGAGGCCATCAAAAGGGAAAGACAAATCATACAGGACTTGAATGAAATTGAACCAAAAATAAATGG TGCTTTTGATAATGATTTGGAGACAGAGTTGAAAAAAGTGCAAGATTTGCGAAAAGAATTGGAGACCGTTCTGGATAAGAACAACAAGATGACAACCAACTTGCAACAGCAGTACATAATGTATAAAAGGAAGTTCAGTGATG ATTACACGACTGGAATGGTGAGTGAGTTGACCTCTGACCTGGATGGACTGAAGAGAGAACTAGAGCAGAAGAAGCATGAGAACAACACCCTGCTGGCTCAACTGTACGACATCCAGTACAACCACAGGGACCACGACATGCTGCACGAGGGGGTGCAGACATCCCCACGGAGCGAGAATCGCTGGAGCATGTCCTCCAGTACTAGTTCCTCATCCTCGCCGGAGTTTGACGTTCCTCTGAATCGGCAGACCTTGTCAGACATGAGTGCTCCTATGCTGAGGCGCTACATCCGACAAATCCAGAAGCAGCTCGATATCTCTTCACACGAGAAGGAGGAGCTTCAGGAGAGGTTGAATCTGTCGCAGAGAGTGAATGCTCGGGAAATTCCAGGAAAGAATGAGGATGATTTTAACAGTGTTCCCCATCTCAGAATGGAGGTTCAGAGTTTGCAGAGCAAGTTGTCTGCAGTAGAGAGTGATTTGAAAGTGTTGAGAAAGAAGTTTGGTTTAGAGGAGAACAGTCCATGTAAATATTCTGAACTGCCAAATGTGTTTGATCTTCAAAGAGAAAATGTGAAATTGAAGAACGATTATCAAAATGCGATGGAGAAGGTATCTTGTTTGCAAGAACAGATAAATAATTCTTTGAGAATGCAAAGGGGAAAATTTGATAAACACAGTCAAACTGTGGCTTGGAGTGGCTTGATTCCAGCTTTGGGACCGAAATCATTGGACTTGAAATGCCAGAATAAAAAGAACTCGAGTCAAATACCTCGACCCCACAAACCAGGCCATCCCATGAATGGAGATCAACTACATCTAAAAAAACCTGAAATCCTAAGAGAAATGTTATCCGAGTCTAAAAATAGAATCAGTGACCTGGAGGCTAAACTAGAGGCCACAGAGGGTACGGTTAGAATACAAACACAGAAGATGAAGCACTACAAGGCCATTCTCCAGGAGCACGGCCTAGTGGCCAAAAGTCCATGTGTCAGCCGATCTCATAGCGAGACCAATCTTGCTGCTGCCATGGCAACTGCCTCCAAAATCCCTGTCCGAAAAAGAGCAATGTCCATTGAGCACCTCCATTCTATCGACATTAACCAACCTAATGGACAAAGCAGACAT GGTAGTGACAGCAGTGAGGGGTCACAGGAGGAAACCCTGCTCCCCTCCCAGACACTGGTCAACCTCCAGGAGAGAATATCCGTGCTTCAGCAGGACCTGCAGGAGACCAAGGACAACAACTCCAAACTACAGCAGAAGATCTCAGCCCAGCAGAACTCGGAGCAAGTCATTGCAGAGCTCAAAACCCAGCTGGGACAGAGCAGAGAGGCCATTGACTCCCTGGAAAAGCAACTGAAGTCATACCAGGGCTCATCAATGCAGGAGGTGCTGGAACTGCAGAGAGACGAAATAGCTGGTCTGAGGAGAAGGTTATGTGATTCCCAGAACTCCTGTGTGCAGTTGAACCAATGGCTTGGGGATCTAAGTGGAGTTCTTGAGGGGCTGAGAGATGGGGAGGGACAGTATGCCAGCATCAAGCAGAAAGTCCAGCAGACCAGAAAAGTGGCCAAGTCACTGTCTCACATCCTAG ATTCTGACAGTGATGATTCTGGAAATGAAGGTTGTCCTCCCCAGAGCAATCACTCACCTGTGAAGTCACCCAAGAAAGAAGCAAAAAG GCTTGCAGAAGAATTGGAGTCCAAGGAAGCAGAAATCAAATCATTGAAGGAAGAACTAGAAGAGAAGAAATCCTTCATCGGTCGACTTAACACCAACCTACTGGTCGCCCAGAGACAGTTGTTAATCTGGCAGGATTGTGGAAAGGGTTCATCCACGTCAGGCACCAGTGCTGCTGACGGAAACGTCTTTGAGAGTGGTCGGCAAGGGCCCAGGGAGGGATTCCTGAGAGACAGCCTGTCCCCCTCCTCCCAGACCTCCAACAGACTGGCAGGGGAGCAGGACACATCCATAGAGAAAGTCAGGCACGGCAGTGGTATGACTCAGAGTTCCCGAAGGTCCTCTGAAGACATCGAAGTGCAGGACACCACGGTGACTTCGACTCATACGCAGGGGTCTGTGCATTCCCGGAGAGACCGTATCCGAGACATGGATAAAGTGGATTCAGGAAGGAAGGATAATGTTCCTTACGGGATGTTTGGTTTTTGTTCGGATGAGCGTTTATATGGTAATGCAAGGTTTGCCGATAGAGACATGTTTGAGCAAAGTCTTTCTATGAATGGACATGGTGAAATGTCGTTCTTAGAAAATAAAGACTTCTACGAGGATGTCAGTAAATTCAGTGAGCTGGACGACACTCGTGTGACACAGCGTTCAAGTTTCATGAACAGGAGTGCGGCTGTTCAAACAGAAGAGGTTCATCAACTGAAATCCCGCCTAAATGTGATGGAGGACTTGAATAAGACTCTGAAGGATGAACTTGAGGCTTATGAAAATTTGTGTTCGTCAGTGGGGATAAAGAGTTCCCCGAGGAAGTCTCCTCGAAAATCGACAGATGACAGTGATCTGTTGAGAGAACATCTGTCAGAAATCCGGGCTCTGAGGATCAAGCTGGAGAAATCGCTCAAAGACAGCGAGAAGCTGAGCCAGAAACTACAGCAGGACATGGAGGAGTCCCATACATCAA ATAACACCactaatgtttacatgtacaccCAACACCAAGCACACATCAACGAACTTCAGAGAGCCATCGACAAACTAAAGGCTCAGTTACGAGAGAAGGAAAACTGCATCACAGAGAAAATCACCATCATCCGAGAAAAAGAAAGGATCATCCACGATTCCAAAACAGTCATCACGGGAAAAGACGAGAAAATCAACGAAATCCTGAAGGAGAAGGAGGAGCTGAAGCTGTCCAATCAGCAGACGTTGGTGGTACAGCAGAGGCGGATCGAGAAGCAGGATGAGACGATGCGACAGCTGAGGGACAAGCTGGAGCTGCAGGTGGAGAGTCTGCATCAACAGGAGTCCAAGCTGAAGGAGCAGTACGAGGTCATCCAGAAACAGGAGCTACAGCTCACTCAG GTACAGGATAAATTATCTGTGAAAGAGTCAACACTGGAAAAGCAGTATGAGCTTCTACATCAGCAGGACCTCCAGATAGACAAGCAGCGAGAGCTGATCAACCAGAAAGACCAGACTTACCGCTCGCTGGAGGAGGAGCTAGAGAGCACCACCGCCAAACTTCAGCAGCTACAGAGGGTTGCCACCACCACCACAGATGAGGAGTCAGCAGAGCAATGGAGGAAGGAGGCCCAGGGCCTGAGAGAGCAGATGGAGAGGCTGGAGAAAACAGTCAGCTCCCAGAACAAGAAGATGAGGCAGCAAGAGCAATGGCTGACCGAGAAGGACAAGACCAACTACAAGCTGCAGCAGATCCGAGACCGGCTGGACGACAATCTGAAGAAATCAGCTAAGGAGATCAAAAG ATTGAAGGAGGAGATGAGAACATTGAGAGATCAAGTCCAGGAAAACAAAGATTTGAATAAGACCCTTAAACTAGAATTGAGTGTGTATGAAAAGCTGGAGAACACAGAAAATCAAG GCTGGAGCAATGGAGATGGGAAAAGCGGTGGCTTTGACATGAGGGAATTCCTGACGGAGATCCGCCATCTTAGAAGTCAGCTGGAGAGGTGTATAGACACGAACAACGAGCTGAGGAAGAAGCTGGAGGAACACCTGGTGGCCAAGAACCAGCGACAGAGAGTTTCCATGACCAACGTGTACTACGCCAAGGACCCAAGCCCCGTCACCTCACAGG gtacagatgcacctgacggACTGCCGAGTACGGAGCAGATGTCAGGTGGATTCAAAGTCCGCCATGAATCAGTGGAAATCATGAGGGGCACTGCTGATCACGACTCTATGAACAGCGTGTCCCAGGATTCCTGTATCAGTGACTGTGCTTCAG GTACTTCATCAAATTTTGGGAAACCTGGATTCGGAATTTCCACCTGGCCGCTGACGGCTGATAACCCCTTGCAGGCCATGAAGAGTAAGTCCAGTCCTGGTGGAACACTTGACAGGGTCGACCTGAGTGTGATGTCCACCAAACTCCACCACTCTGATGGAAACCTCTCCTACCATGTTGACGACCCACCATGTCTTGTGGCTG AAATGACTTCTCATCGGGTGGATTCAGATCTGCGGACTTTGTTTGCCATCGGAAAACTGGACGATTATGAGAAGCTGAAGAAGGAGTGTGGGGAGACTTCTGTCGTACTGAAAGGGATGGAGGCACGCATTCAGGAACGACTGAAGATATTCCGAAACATGTCCCCAAGAGAG